A genomic region of Leptotrichia hofstadii contains the following coding sequences:
- a CDS encoding transposase, with protein MRYFNVDTIAGQWKYHVLKIIENGSYPSRKIEKDARNTATKLYKENRRFFFNVGNGDINSTEGIIKYLGRYLARSPIAEYKITDITDKEVTFFFNDLANDKKETYITMPSERFVSHILIHLPPKNFKMVNRYGFYSRHISERLKEAIDAFRKNIAVSRYSFYQRQMYKTFGMNPFYCPACKVKMIVWEFYHYRYPPLKKYY; from the coding sequence ATGAGATACTTCAACGTTGACACTATTGCCGGGCAATGGAAGTACCATGTCCTTAAAATTATTGAAAACGGAAGCTATCCCAGCAGGAAGATTGAGAAAGACGCTAGAAATACTGCTACGAAGCTTTACAAGGAAAACAGAAGGTTTTTCTTTAACGTTGGAAATGGCGATATTAACAGCACAGAAGGCATTATCAAATATCTTGGACGATACCTTGCGCGTTCCCCCATTGCTGAATACAAGATTACTGACATTACTGACAAGGAGGTCACTTTCTTTTTTAACGACCTGGCTAATGATAAAAAGGAAACTTACATTACTATGCCTTCTGAGAGATTTGTTTCCCATATTTTAATTCATCTGCCCCCTAAAAACTTTAAGATGGTAAACCGTTACGGATTTTATTCAAGGCATATTTCTGAAAGGCTTAAAGAGGCAATTGATGCTTTCAGGAAAAACATTGCCGTGTCAAGATATTCATTTTATCAAAGGCAGATGTACAAGACTTTCGGGATGAATCCTTTTTACTGTCCAGCATGCAAGGTTAAAATGATTGTATGGGAATTTTATCATTACAGATATCCGCCCCTCAAAAAATACTATTAA
- a CDS encoding acyltransferase family protein — translation MKKYNQFEIFRFIGALSVFYYHTVTHTQFSSLKLPFILEHGIAWVFFFFLLSGFLLTYVYSNKNLDTRIFYKTRFFKFYPVYFLSLILTLKFKGTIIYNMLLVQSWIFNRSLSYNSSAWYLSVLAFLLLLFPALLQFRKNKYFTYFVLIINFYVYYFFNYLFKLNSSSGTVLEFIKYNPLMYISTFTFGMLLYDKIKNMKKRNIYSFLAIIYIIFLLFAPYNKFFPYNSTAVSLSFIPLIVFLYLDSGFFSKFLGNKFFIYLGGISYSIYILHRPLYIVFEKFMGKMTSYVDFLIYFLMVFLMSNLTKYLVENKFYKYLCRKYLNRAV, via the coding sequence ATGAAAAAATATAATCAGTTTGAAATTTTTAGATTTATTGGAGCATTGTCAGTATTTTACTATCATACTGTAACACATACTCAGTTTTCTTCTTTAAAGCTTCCTTTTATTCTGGAACATGGAATTGCCTGGGTATTTTTCTTTTTTCTGCTTTCAGGATTTCTTTTAACGTATGTTTATTCAAACAAAAATCTTGACACCCGGATTTTTTATAAGACAAGATTCTTTAAATTTTATCCTGTCTACTTCCTATCGCTCATACTGACATTAAAATTTAAAGGTACAATAATATATAACATGCTTCTAGTGCAGTCATGGATTTTTAACAGATCCCTAAGCTACAATTCATCTGCATGGTATCTTTCTGTACTGGCTTTTTTGCTTTTGCTATTTCCAGCGCTGCTGCAATTTAGAAAAAATAAATATTTTACATATTTTGTATTAATTATCAATTTTTACGTCTATTATTTTTTCAATTATCTTTTCAAGCTAAACTCCAGCAGTGGAACAGTTCTTGAATTTATAAAATATAATCCTCTTATGTACATCAGCACCTTTACATTCGGAATGCTCCTTTATGATAAAATAAAAAATATGAAAAAAAGAAATATATATTCCTTTCTTGCAATAATTTATATTATTTTCTTATTATTTGCTCCATACAACAAGTTTTTCCCATATAATTCCACTGCTGTTTCGTTATCTTTCATCCCTTTAATCGTATTTCTGTATTTAGATAGCGGATTTTTCAGTAAATTTCTAGGAAACAAATTTTTTATCTACCTGGGAGGAATCAGCTATTCAATATACATACTGCATAGACCTCTCTACATAGTATTTGAAAAATTTATGGGAAAAATGACAAGTTATGTAGATTTTCTAATCTATTTCCTAATGGTATTTCTAATGTCAAATTTGACAAAATACCTCGTGGAGAATAAATTTTATAAATATCTATGCAGGAAATATTTAAATAGGGCTGTCTAG
- a CDS encoding lysophospholipid acyltransferase family protein translates to MRTIFYHLVLVGTFIYGSFVHIWYLIFNKGEKRYRYVCRVAKNWGKNLIWGAGSKVKVIYKNGSEEEIKKIRDTKEAVILISNHQSNVDIPALLGYLPLDFSFIAKKEMKRWPAIGRWMRSFDCIFLDRKNARQGMKDMKDAISKIKKGHSYVIFPEGSRSEDGTIGEFKKGSFKLATDTDARILPITIIGTYEVQSRKSLKVTPNKNIKIVVDKPVDLKAMSREEKKEVHNIVNKIIKDNYTEEKNL, encoded by the coding sequence ATGAGAACAATATTTTACCATCTTGTATTAGTGGGAACTTTTATTTATGGAAGTTTTGTTCATATATGGTATCTAATATTCAATAAAGGCGAAAAAAGATATAGATATGTATGCCGAGTAGCCAAAAATTGGGGGAAAAATCTAATCTGGGGAGCTGGAAGTAAAGTAAAAGTTATTTACAAGAATGGCAGTGAAGAAGAAATAAAAAAAATACGAGACACAAAAGAAGCAGTTATATTAATCTCAAATCATCAGAGTAATGTAGATATTCCTGCATTATTAGGATATTTGCCACTTGATTTTTCTTTCATTGCAAAAAAGGAAATGAAAAGATGGCCTGCAATTGGACGTTGGATGCGTTCCTTTGACTGTATATTTCTGGATAGAAAAAATGCAAGACAGGGAATGAAGGATATGAAGGATGCCATCAGTAAAATAAAAAAAGGACATTCTTATGTAATTTTCCCTGAAGGAAGCAGAAGTGAGGATGGTACAATTGGTGAATTTAAAAAAGGAAGCTTCAAACTTGCAACAGATACAGATGCTAGAATTTTGCCGATCACAATTATTGGAACTTATGAAGTGCAAAGTCGTAAAAGTTTAAAGGTAACGCCAAATAAAAATATAAAAATTGTTGTGGATAAGCCAGTAGATTTGAAGGCTATGTCAAGAGAAGAAAAAAAGGAAGTTCACAATATTGTAAATAAAATTATAAAAGATAATTATACAGAAGAAAAAAATCTTTAG
- a CDS encoding LysR family transcriptional regulator, protein MTLQQLKYVVTVAEKGTLSEAAKELFVSQPALTKAIKELEDEMNITIFNRTNKGVIVSLEGDRFLGYARQVLEQTDLLEEEYKKGNKITRRFSVSTQHYSFAVNAFVDVIKKFGENKYDFTLRETQTNEIIEDVSKRKSEIGILYTSGANKTVIEKMIKRNNLKFIELFTAKPHVFISFNHPLAKKESISLEDLKEYPYLSFEQGDYNSFYFSEEILSTLDRDKNIKVRDRATLFNLAVGLNGYTVSTGIISKELNGENIIAKPLEVDEYMKVGIIMQKNIELSVYGKVYVEALKEHLKYTEIP, encoded by the coding sequence ATGACATTACAACAACTAAAATATGTAGTAACAGTCGCTGAAAAAGGGACATTAAGTGAGGCTGCAAAAGAGCTGTTTGTTTCACAGCCAGCATTGACGAAAGCAATAAAAGAGCTGGAAGATGAGATGAATATAACGATTTTTAACAGGACAAATAAAGGAGTAATTGTTTCACTTGAAGGAGATAGGTTTTTGGGGTATGCTAGACAAGTTTTGGAACAGACGGATTTGTTGGAAGAAGAATATAAAAAAGGAAATAAGATAACTCGTAGGTTTTCGGTATCAACTCAGCACTACTCGTTTGCAGTGAATGCTTTTGTAGATGTGATTAAGAAATTTGGAGAGAATAAGTATGATTTTACACTTAGGGAAACACAGACTAATGAGATTATTGAGGATGTAAGCAAGAGAAAAAGTGAAATTGGAATTTTATACACTTCGGGAGCAAATAAAACTGTAATTGAAAAAATGATAAAAAGAAATAACTTGAAATTTATTGAGCTATTTACTGCAAAGCCACATGTTTTCATTAGTTTTAATCATCCTCTAGCAAAAAAGGAAAGCATCAGTCTTGAAGATTTGAAGGAATATCCGTATTTATCGTTTGAACAAGGAGATTATAACTCTTTTTATTTTTCAGAAGAAATATTGAGTACACTTGACAGGGATAAAAATATAAAAGTGAGGGACAGGGCGACTTTATTTAATTTGGCAGTTGGGCTTAACGGATACACGGTAAGTACGGGAATAATTAGTAAAGAGCTAAATGGAGAAAATATTATTGCAAAACCGCTGGAAGTGGATGAATATATGAAAGTTGGAATTATAATGCAGAAAAATATTGAACTAAGTGTTTATGGGAAAGTTTATGTGGAGGCTTTGAAGGAACATTTGAAATATACAGAAATTCCATAA
- a CDS encoding 5-methyltetrahydropteroyltriglutamate--homocysteine S-methyltransferase encodes MCTINAPHRHDTVGSFLRTEKLKKARNDFEKGKIDKKELEKVEDEEIRKIVDKQIELGYTSVTDGEFRRSYWHLDFFWGFNGIGHVHADKGYEFNGVVTRDDTAIVTGKISGENHPFVKHYTFLRDLVKDKKGVEARFTIPAPAQFYAELVREDKHVAALLKVYPDFIGLEDDIVSAYKTVINDLYNEGLRTLQIDDCTWGCLVDDDFIASFIEKSDRDKEIIRQEFAEKFLNINNRVFQNNPEDLVINTHVCRGNYASTWFGKGGYDKIADELFGKEDVNAYYLEFDTERAGTFESLAKVSGDKKVVLGLITSKNPTLEEKESVIARIKEASKYVPLDRLYLSPQCGFASTEEGNRLTEEEQWAKLRFIKEISDEVWGEN; translated from the coding sequence ATGTGTACAATAAATGCACCTCATAGACACGATACTGTAGGAAGTTTTTTGAGAACTGAGAAATTAAAAAAAGCTAGAAATGATTTTGAAAAGGGAAAAATTGACAAGAAAGAATTGGAAAAAGTTGAGGATGAAGAAATTAGAAAAATTGTAGATAAACAAATTGAATTAGGATATACAAGTGTTACAGATGGGGAATTTAGACGTAGTTACTGGCATTTGGACTTTTTCTGGGGATTCAATGGAATTGGGCATGTGCATGCTGATAAAGGTTATGAATTTAATGGTGTTGTTACCCGTGATGATACTGCGATTGTTACTGGAAAAATTAGTGGGGAAAATCATCCATTTGTGAAACATTATACATTTTTGCGAGATTTAGTAAAAGATAAAAAAGGTGTGGAAGCTAGATTTACGATACCTGCTCCAGCACAATTTTATGCAGAATTAGTAAGGGAAGATAAGCATGTGGCCGCACTTCTTAAAGTTTATCCTGATTTTATAGGATTGGAAGACGACATTGTCAGTGCCTACAAAACTGTTATAAATGACTTGTACAACGAAGGACTTAGAACTTTGCAAATTGATGACTGTACTTGGGGTTGTCTTGTAGACGATGACTTTATTGCTTCATTTATTGAAAAAAGTGATAGGGATAAAGAAATTATCAGACAAGAATTTGCAGAAAAATTTCTAAATATAAATAACAGGGTATTTCAAAATAATCCAGAAGATTTGGTAATTAATACGCATGTTTGCCGTGGAAATTATGCTTCTACCTGGTTTGGGAAAGGTGGATATGACAAAATTGCAGATGAGCTTTTTGGGAAAGAAGATGTAAATGCCTATTATTTGGAATTTGATACAGAAAGAGCAGGTACTTTTGAATCACTTGCAAAAGTTTCCGGAGATAAAAAAGTTGTTTTGGGATTAATAACTTCTAAAAATCCAACATTGGAAGAAAAGGAAAGTGTAATTGCACGTATAAAAGAGGCTTCAAAATATGTGCCACTCGACAGGCTTTATTTGAGTCCGCAGTGTGGATTTGCTTCGACAGAAGAAGGAAATAGGCTTACAGAAGAGGAGCAATGGGCAAAACTTAGATTTATTAAGGAAATTTCAGATGAAGTATGGGGAGAAAATTAA
- a CDS encoding LlaJI family restriction endonuclease, with protein sequence MKVKKIQELKLYDISKLQSIFNLTEDKTREVLKILAYKNIVRKISKNLSEVELEELNNGESFKNLEKEFEGDKYKFKFVGIITVKDICLIIYPKYIKEFDENFDRDNKIIKQLIEVMRKYESKEQKQSLSNDKENKNYNLLALAIDLYDDYHINGLYSNEKTIIEENGEGEILWEKTINEKDAYFVNNVPFYLDVFSVNKETNEEEILRRLHRCIITESYNKIKEIFDILDYEPINISDDEIDYFGDKDYIQAKLDQEMSRQFVDKKQKQLNMMKNYLLESENSNEDEEIKFIGTTSFNLVWEKVCAVVLENSLDRKLKDLGLGTTNHTENKTLKEVIAKPEWSVINSEKKHKSDKTLIPDLVVYNQEDKSISIYDAKYYNIMFTEEELRGYPGVQDVSKQYLYELAYKNFIQENGLKMKENAFIMPTDNEIEGELEEIGEVKFEIFKSMDLQDIKVKLASATKMYEKYLKK encoded by the coding sequence ATGAAAGTAAAAAAAATTCAGGAATTAAAATTATATGATATTTCTAAATTACAATCTATATTTAATCTTACTGAAGATAAAACTAGGGAAGTTTTAAAAATACTAGCATATAAGAATATTGTCAGAAAAATTTCTAAAAACTTATCTGAAGTTGAATTAGAAGAATTAAATAATGGAGAATCTTTTAAAAATTTAGAAAAAGAATTTGAGGGAGACAAGTATAAATTTAAATTTGTTGGTATAATTACTGTAAAGGATATCTGTCTGATTATTTATCCAAAATATATTAAGGAATTTGATGAAAATTTTGATAGGGATAATAAGATAATAAAGCAGTTAATAGAAGTTATGAGAAAATATGAAAGCAAGGAGCAGAAACAATCCTTATCAAATGACAAAGAAAATAAAAATTATAACTTGCTGGCTTTAGCAATAGATTTGTATGATGATTATCACATTAATGGACTTTATAGTAATGAAAAAACAATAATAGAAGAAAATGGAGAAGGAGAAATTCTCTGGGAGAAAACAATAAATGAAAAAGATGCTTATTTTGTAAATAATGTCCCATTCTATTTGGATGTTTTTTCTGTAAATAAAGAAACAAATGAAGAAGAAATTCTCAGGAGATTGCATCGTTGCATAATTACAGAAAGCTACAATAAAATTAAGGAAATATTTGATATTCTCGATTATGAACCTATAAATATTTCAGATGATGAAATTGACTATTTTGGAGATAAGGATTATATTCAGGCAAAATTGGATCAGGAAATGAGCAGACAGTTTGTTGATAAAAAGCAGAAACAGTTAAATATGATGAAGAATTATCTATTGGAATCTGAAAATTCAAATGAAGATGAAGAAATAAAGTTTATTGGAACAACCAGTTTCAATTTAGTATGGGAAAAGGTATGTGCTGTTGTTCTGGAAAATTCCCTAGATAGAAAACTAAAGGATTTAGGATTAGGAACAACAAATCATACTGAAAACAAAACTTTGAAGGAAGTAATAGCTAAACCTGAATGGAGTGTTATCAATTCTGAAAAGAAACATAAATCTGATAAGACTTTAATCCCCGATTTAGTTGTATACAATCAAGAAGATAAAAGCATTTCCATTTATGATGCGAAATATTATAATATTATGTTTACAGAAGAGGAATTAAGGGGCTATCCTGGAGTACAAGATGTATCTAAACAATATTTATATGAACTTGCATATAAGAATTTTATCCAAGAGAATGGTTTAAAAATGAAAGAAAATGCTTTTATAATGCCGACAGATAATGAAATTGAAGGAGAACTTGAAGAAATAGGAGAAGTAAAATTTGAAATATTTAAAAGTATGGATTTACAGGATATAAAAGTAAAATTGGCATCTGCTACCAAAATGTATGAAAAATATCTAAAAAAATAA
- the recA gene encoding recombinase RecA: MARKKAEEKEKEKDDKGLSEKEKMLDLALKQIQKDYGDGAVMKLGENQKMNIRAISTGSLNLDIALGIGGVPRGRIVEIYGAESSGKTTLALHIIAEAQKAGGTVAFIDAEHALDPVYAKALGVNIDELLISQPDTGEQALEISDMLVRSGAMDVIVVDSVAALVPKAEIEGEMGDQQMGLQARLMSKALRKLTGSISKSDTVMIFINQIREKIGGFSFVPGVQTTTSGGRALKFFSTVRLEVKRVGSVKQGDDVIGSEVVVKVTKNKVAPPFKEAKFNVMYGTGISRIGEVLDAAINLGIASKSGAWFSYGDERLGQGRVNVENMLKENKEVYGRLEKQVLEAIRPKQETEQLKIVETAETENKEAGNNED; encoded by the coding sequence ATGGCTAGAAAAAAAGCTGAAGAAAAAGAAAAAGAAAAAGACGATAAAGGGTTAAGCGAAAAGGAGAAAATGCTTGACTTGGCACTAAAGCAGATTCAGAAGGACTATGGCGACGGTGCTGTAATGAAACTTGGTGAAAATCAGAAAATGAATATAAGGGCTATTTCTACAGGGAGCTTGAATTTGGATATAGCACTTGGAATTGGAGGAGTGCCGAGAGGAAGAATTGTTGAGATTTATGGGGCGGAATCTTCTGGAAAAACAACGCTTGCACTTCATATTATTGCGGAAGCTCAGAAGGCTGGGGGAACAGTGGCATTTATTGATGCGGAACATGCTTTAGATCCAGTTTATGCAAAGGCTCTTGGAGTAAATATCGACGAACTTTTAATTTCACAGCCTGATACAGGGGAGCAGGCACTTGAAATTTCAGATATGCTTGTAAGAAGCGGAGCAATGGATGTAATTGTTGTCGATTCAGTTGCAGCGCTTGTTCCAAAAGCTGAAATCGAAGGAGAAATGGGCGATCAGCAAATGGGACTTCAGGCAAGGCTTATGTCAAAAGCACTTAGAAAATTGACAGGAAGTATCTCAAAATCTGATACAGTTATGATTTTTATTAATCAAATAAGGGAAAAAATTGGTGGATTTTCATTTGTTCCAGGAGTGCAGACAACTACTTCGGGAGGACGTGCTTTAAAATTCTTTTCAACTGTGAGGCTGGAAGTAAAAAGAGTAGGTTCTGTTAAACAGGGAGACGATGTTATTGGAAGCGAAGTTGTAGTCAAAGTCACAAAAAATAAAGTTGCGCCTCCATTTAAAGAGGCTAAATTCAACGTGATGTATGGAACTGGAATTTCAAGAATTGGAGAAGTTCTGGATGCGGCAATTAATCTTGGGATTGCTTCAAAAAGTGGAGCATGGTTCAGTTATGGCGATGAACGTCTAGGACAAGGGCGTGTAAATGTTGAAAATATGCTAAAGGAAAACAAGGAAGTATATGGAAGGCTTGAAAAGCAAGTACTGGAAGCTATTCGTCCAAAACAGGAAACAGAGCAGTTAAAAATCGTAGAAACTGCTGAAACTGAAAATAAAGAAGCAGGAAATAATGAAGATTAA
- a CDS encoding regulatory protein RecX produces the protein MKINRIYRNKIYLDTEEIMDISPLIRQKYDLKVNDSIERFYDEISYEASLEKGIFLISLKDRTKKEVRLKLEEKFWNKNAVLKAIEKLEEFGYLNDLNYAISYIESKTYGKNRISYNLFQKGIDRSTVEKAYLTLDEEKEENIDDVKLEKLIDKNSRKINSSNSRDEKKLKEEQKLIQYLARQGFSLDKIFKKLKEYKENY, from the coding sequence ATGAAGATTAATAGAATTTATCGAAATAAAATATATCTTGATACTGAGGAAATTATGGATATAAGTCCGCTTATCAGGCAAAAATATGATTTGAAGGTAAATGACAGTATTGAAAGGTTTTATGATGAGATTTCGTATGAAGCCTCTCTTGAAAAAGGTATTTTTCTGATTTCATTAAAAGACAGGACAAAAAAGGAAGTACGGTTAAAGCTGGAAGAAAAATTTTGGAATAAGAACGCAGTTTTAAAGGCAATAGAAAAGCTGGAGGAATTTGGGTATCTGAATGACCTGAACTATGCGATTTCATACATTGAAAGCAAAACTTATGGAAAAAATCGTATTTCTTACAATCTTTTTCAAAAGGGAATTGACAGAAGTACAGTTGAAAAAGCGTATTTGACTTTGGATGAGGAAAAAGAAGAAAATATTGATGATGTAAAACTGGAAAAATTAATTGATAAAAATAGTAGGAAAATTAATTCAAGCAACAGTCGGGATGAAAAGAAACTGAAGGAAGAGCAGAAACTTATACAATATTTGGCAAGGCAAGGTTTTTCTCTTGATAAAATCTTTAAAAAGTTAAAAGAATACAAGGAAAATTACTAA